A part of Miscanthus floridulus cultivar M001 chromosome 6, ASM1932011v1, whole genome shotgun sequence genomic DNA contains:
- the LOC136459162 gene encoding diacylglycerol kinase 5-like — protein MENNVEKNNMLKEFYIPTYIFVPESPVEHASQIPTCPVVVFINTKSGGQLGRELIVTYRKLLNHAQVFDLLDEAPDKVLLRLYSNLERLKHGGDTLASEVYRRLRLIVAGGDGTAGWLLGVVSDLKLVRPPPVATVPLGTGNNLPYSFGWGKKNPGTDHDSVISFLQLVRESREMNIDSWHIVMRMEGPKDSPCDPIAPPDLPHSLHAFRRVPKTDPQDMEYSYTFRGGFWNYFSMGMDAQVSYAFHSERKLHPEKFKNQLSNQKTYLKLACTQGWFCTSLFHPMSRNIACLAKVKIMKKSGKWETMEIPQSIRSIVCLNLPSFSGGLNPWGTPSKRKQRKRDLVMPPLVDDGLLEIVGFKDAWHGLVLLSPKGHGTRLAQAHRVRFEFLRGATDHAYMRMDGEPWKQPLPKDDGKVVVEISHAGQVKMLATKDCIAKGIHESCPAISTVHPESSSSDDMNDDFEEERRNFGAALSFRYLGDVNKQ, from the exons ATGGAGAACAACGTTGAGAAAAATAACATGTTGAAAGAGTTCTATATCCCAACTTATATTTTCGTACCGGAGTCTCCAGTGGAGCATGCATCTCAGATACCTACTTGTCCAGTGGTTGTTTTTATCAACACCAAAAGTGGAGGTCAACTGGGACGTGAGTTAATTGTCACATACCGTAAGCTTCTCAACCATGCCCAG GTATTTGATCTGCTTGATGAAGCTCCAGACAAGGTCTTGCTCAGACTATACAGCAACCTGGAAAGGCTCAAGCATGGTGGTGACACTCTTGCTTCTGAAGTCTATAGGAGACTAAGGCTAATA GTTGCTGGAGGTGATGGAACGGCAGGTTGGTTGCTTGGAGTTGTATCTGATCTTAAGTTAGTACGTCCACCTCCTGTTGCTACAGTTCCACTGGGAACTGGAAATAACTTGCCATATTCTTTTGGATGG GGAAAGAAAAATCCTGGAACAGATCATGATTCGGTCATATCATTTCTTCAATTAGTAAGGGAATCAAGAGAGATGAACATTGACAG CTGGCACATTGTCATGAGAATGGAGGGCCCAAAAGATTCTCCTTGTGATCCAATCGCACCTCCTGACTTGCCTCATTCTTTGCATGCATTTCGCCGTGTGCCCAAGACAGATCCACAAGATATG GAGTATTCTTACACATTTCGCGGGGGATTTTGGAATTACTTCAGTATGG GAATGGATGCCCAAGTGTCTTATGCGTTTCATTCTGAGAGGAAACTGCATCCAGAGAAGTTCAAGAATCAGTTGTCCAATCAG AAAACATATTTGAAGCTGGCATGTACACAAGGATGGTTTTGTACCTCTCTGTTTCATCCAATGTCACG GAACATTGCTTGCCTTGCGAAAGTGAAGATAATGAAGAAATCTGGAAAATGGGAAACCATGGAAATTCCACAAAG TATTCGGTCCATTGTTTGTCTCAATTTGCCCAGCTTCTCTGGTGGACTAAACCCTTGGGGAACACCAAGTAAGAGGAAGCAAAGAAAA AGAGACTTGGTAATGCCTCCACTTGTGGATGATGGTCTTCTGGAGATTGTGGGTTTCAAAGATGCTTGGCATGGCCTTGTCTTGCTATCTCCAAAAGGCCATGGAACTCGCCTTGCTCAG GCTCACCGTGTTCGATTCGAGTTCCTCAGAGGCGCAACTGATCATGCTTACATGAGAATGGATGGGGAGCCCTGGAAGCAGCCTCTTCCCAAGGATGATGGCAAAGTCGTGGTAGAGATCTCCCATGCTGGGCAGGTGAAGATGCTCGCGACCAAAGACTGCATAGCGAAAGGCATCCATGAATCGTGCCCAGCTATTTCAACGGTCCATCCAGAGTCCAGCTCCAGCGACGACATGAACGATGACTTCGAGGAGGAGCGAAGGAACTTTGGTGCTGCCTTGTCTTTTAGATACTTGGGTGACGTGAACAAACAATAA
- the LOC136459163 gene encoding uncharacterized protein isoform X1, with protein sequence MKRTRTLVSYFSRVPEQQGAAEQQPQSQAPPPQSQGTEQETIGTRASAAQAQNQPKEVRTATTSLPTVEQTRNENIDFVEEEEEGGSNHVLNPQDIIADPGCRKPIEKMHPNIRDDAKREYVLLGPCQPKGHAYPKRKIYGHNRSFHDTWFTNRAWLEYSVSKDAAFCFYCYLFKPLRVDNFGVESFTTNGFTNWKDGPKLFDDHANSVLHNKARKDYECYKNQRQSVSHVISRGSQKEEEEYRGRLLIILGVVKFLLLQAHAFRGHDESSHSSNKGNFLEMLNWYKGKDAKAARLLASAAKNNTMTSPKVQKDLCKACAEQTTKAIVAEIGDRKFAVLVDEARDASIKEQMAVVLRFVDAQGQVIERFFGMKSVADTTSSSLKEALDGMFAHHGLSMSRVRGQGYDGASNMRGQFHGLQRRILDENPYAFYIHCFAHQLQLVVVSVAQCCGSVFDFFNITSLIVNTVNVSCKRRDQLAQNHHDNIVNQLENCQIFSGRGKNQETSLARAGDTRWGSHHKTLCRLFHMWDSVLEVLENIAEDGVGDKRTTASGLLLQMENFEFVFILHLKIRLLGITNDLSQCLQRKDQNIVRAVGLVGITLHKINDVRQHGWDELFEEVTEFCAIHHIIVPNMEENVTVRGRSRGRGGQQVTYYHHFKNEIFNVVHDQVIVELNNRFAERSTQLLRCIACLDPRNFFANYDREKLIELAQIYDVDFSQYDHDRLPQQLDNFISDVRADPSFANCTDLGELAIKMVQTERHTTFPLVYRLIELALILPVATATVERIFSAMKIVKTESQNKMADEWLNHRMVCYVERAVFATIQNDDILWHFQESKTRKKKLPRVVIEDKEVDDANAPNQERH encoded by the exons ATGAAGAGGACTAGGACTTTAGTTTCATATTTCTCTCGAGTTCCTGAGCAACAGGGTGCTGCCGAACAACAACCGCAATCTCAAGCTCCTCCACCGCAATCTCAAGGTACAGAACAGGAGACAATTGGGACTAGAGCTAGTGCTGCACAAGCACAGAACCAACCTAAGGAAGTAAGAacagctacaactagtttgcctACAGTAGAACAAACTAGAAATGAAAATATTGAttttgtggaggaggaggaggagggcggttcCAATCATGTCCTTAATCCTCAAGATATTATTGCAGATCCAGGTTGTCGAAAACCAATTGAGAAAATGCATCCAAACATTAGGGATGATGCAAAAAGAGAGTATGTCTTGTTAGGTCCATGTCAACCAAAAGGTCATGCATATCCCAAAAGGAAAATATATGGTCACAATAGGAGTTTTCATGATACATGGTTCACAAATCGTGCTTGGTTGGAATATAGTGTCTCTAAGGATGCTGCTTTTTGCTTCTATTGTTATCTATTTAAACCATTGAGAGTTGATAACTTTGGTGTTGAATCCTTCACAACAAATGGGTTTACTAATTGGAAAGATGGACCAAAATTATTTGATGATCATGCTAATTCTGTGCTTCACAATAAGGCAAGAAAGGACTATGAGTGTTATAAAAATCAGAGACAAAGTGTATCACATGTAATTTCTAGGGGAAgtcaaaaggaagaagaagaatataGAGGTCGATTACTCATTATATTGGGAGTTGTAAAATTTCTTCTATTGCAAGCACATGCTTTTCGTGGACATGATGAGTCATCTCACTCAAGCAACAAGGGGAATTTTTTAGAAATGCTAAACTGGTATAAGGGAAAAGATGCAAAAGCTGCAAGGTTACTTGCTAGTGCTGCTAAGAACAACACAATGACTTCTCCTAAAGTTCAAAAAGACTTGTGCAAAGCTTGTGCAGAACAGACCACCAAAGCAATTGTTGCTGAAATTGGGGATAGGAAGTTTGCTGTTCTTGTTGATGAGGCACGGGATGCATCAATCAAGGAACAAATGGCTGTTGTCTTGAG GTTTGTCGATGCACAAGGACAAGTTATTGAGAGGTTCTTTGGTATGAAGTCTGTTGCTGATACAACTTCATCATCTCTGAAGGAAGCATTGGATGGTATGTTTGCTCATCATGGTTTGTCTATGTCTAGAGTCCGTGGGCAAGGGTATGATGGGGCATCTAATATGAGAGGACAATTTCATGGGCTGCAAAGACGGATACTAGACGAGAATCCATATGCTTTTTATATACATTGCTTTGCACATCAATTGCAATTAGTGGTTGTCTCAGTAGCACAGTGTTGTGGTTCAGTATTTGATTTCTTTAACATCACCTCTTTGATTGTCAACACTGTCAATGTTTCTTGTAAGAGAAGAGATCagttggcccaaaaccaccatgaCAATATTGTAAATCAATTGGAAAATTGTCAAATTTTTAGTGGTAGAGGAAAAAATCAAGAAACTAGCCTTGCAAGGGCAGGCGATACAAGATGGGGTTCTCATCACAAAACCTTGTGTCGCCTTTTCCATATGTGGGATTCAGTCTTAGAGGTATTAGAAAATATTGCTGAAGATGGTGTTGGAGATAAGAGAACAACAGCTTCAGGCTTGCTGTTACAAATGGAGAATTTTGAGTTTGTGTTTATATTGCATCTTAAGATCAGATTATTGGGCATAACAAATGATTTATCACAATGCTTGCAAAGAAAAGATCAGAATATTGTTCGGGCTGTTGGGTTGGTTGGGATCACATTGCATAAAATTAATGATGTAAGGCAGCATGGTTGGGATGAGCTGTTTGAGGAGGTAACGGAGTTCTGTGCAATCCATCACATCATTGTCCCAAATATGGAGGAGAACGTAACTGTTCGAGGTCGTTCAAGGGGCCGTGGAGGGCAGCAGGTAACCTACTACCATCACTTCAAAAATGAGATCTTCAATGTGGTGCATGACCAAGTTATTGTTGAATTAAATAATCGGTTTGCTGAAAGGTCTACCCAATTATTGAGATGCATTGCATGTTTAGATCCACGAAATTTCTTTGCCAACTATGACCGTGAGAAACTAATTGAACTTGCTCAGATTTATGATGTTGATTTCTCCCAATATGATCATGATCGGCTTCCGCAACAACTTGATAACTTCATTAGTGATGTGAGAGCTGATCCTTCCTTTGCAAATTGTACTGACCTTGGTGAACTTGCTATAAAGATGGTTCAAACTGAAAGGCACACAACCTTTCCATTGGTTTATCGTCTTATTGAGTTGGCCTTGATTTTACCTGTTGCAACCGCCACAGTAGAAAGGATTTTCTCAGCTATGAAGATTGTCAAGACTGAGTCTCAGAATAAAATGGCGGATGAGTGGTTGAATCATAGGATGGTATGTTATGTTGAGCGAGCTGTGTTTGCAACCATCCAAAATGATGACATCTTATGGCATTTTCAAGAATCGAAGACCCGAAAGAAGAAGTTACCTA GAGTTGTTATTGAGGACAAGGAAGTGGACGATGCGAATGCACCAAATCAGGAGCGTCACTAG
- the LOC136459163 gene encoding uncharacterized protein isoform X2, translated as MKRTRTLVSYFSRVPEQQGAAEQQPQSQAPPPQSQGTEQETIGTRASAAQAQNQPKEVRTATTSLPTVEQTRNENIDFVEEEEEGGSNHVLNPQDIIADPGCRKPIEKMHPNIRDDAKREYVLLGPCQPKGHAYPKRKIYGHNRSFHDTWFTNRAWLEYSVSKDAAFCFYCYLFKPLRVDNFGVESFTTNGFTNWKDGPKLFDDHANSVLHNKARKDYECYKNQRQSVSHVISRGSQKEEEEYRGRLLIILGVVKFLLLQAHAFRGHDESSHSSNKGNFLEMLNWYKGKDAKAARLLASAAKNNTMTSPKVQKDLCKACAEQTTKAIVAEIGDRKFAVLVDEARDASIKEQMAVVLRFVDAQGQVIERFFGMKSVADTTSSSLKEALDGMFAHHGLSMSRVRGQGYDGASNMRGQFHGLQRRILDENPYAFYIHCFAHQLQLVVVSVAQCCGSVFDFFNITSLIVNTVNVSCKRRDQLAQNHHDNIVNQLENCQIFSGRGKNQETSLARAGDTRWGSHHKTLCRLFHMWDSVLEVLENIAEDGVGDKRTTASGLLLQMENFEFVFILHLKIRLLGITNDLSQCLQRKDQNIVRAVGLVGITLHKINDVRQHGWDELFEEVTEFCAIHHIIVPNMEENVTVRGRSRGRGGQQIYDVDFSQYDHDRLPQQLDNFISDVRADPSFANCTDLGELAIKMVQTERHTTFPLVYRLIELALILPVATATVERIFSAMKIVKTESQNKMADEWLNHRMVCYVERAVFATIQNDDILWHFQESKTRKKKLPRVVIEDKEVDDANAPNQERH; from the exons ATGAAGAGGACTAGGACTTTAGTTTCATATTTCTCTCGAGTTCCTGAGCAACAGGGTGCTGCCGAACAACAACCGCAATCTCAAGCTCCTCCACCGCAATCTCAAGGTACAGAACAGGAGACAATTGGGACTAGAGCTAGTGCTGCACAAGCACAGAACCAACCTAAGGAAGTAAGAacagctacaactagtttgcctACAGTAGAACAAACTAGAAATGAAAATATTGAttttgtggaggaggaggaggagggcggttcCAATCATGTCCTTAATCCTCAAGATATTATTGCAGATCCAGGTTGTCGAAAACCAATTGAGAAAATGCATCCAAACATTAGGGATGATGCAAAAAGAGAGTATGTCTTGTTAGGTCCATGTCAACCAAAAGGTCATGCATATCCCAAAAGGAAAATATATGGTCACAATAGGAGTTTTCATGATACATGGTTCACAAATCGTGCTTGGTTGGAATATAGTGTCTCTAAGGATGCTGCTTTTTGCTTCTATTGTTATCTATTTAAACCATTGAGAGTTGATAACTTTGGTGTTGAATCCTTCACAACAAATGGGTTTACTAATTGGAAAGATGGACCAAAATTATTTGATGATCATGCTAATTCTGTGCTTCACAATAAGGCAAGAAAGGACTATGAGTGTTATAAAAATCAGAGACAAAGTGTATCACATGTAATTTCTAGGGGAAgtcaaaaggaagaagaagaatataGAGGTCGATTACTCATTATATTGGGAGTTGTAAAATTTCTTCTATTGCAAGCACATGCTTTTCGTGGACATGATGAGTCATCTCACTCAAGCAACAAGGGGAATTTTTTAGAAATGCTAAACTGGTATAAGGGAAAAGATGCAAAAGCTGCAAGGTTACTTGCTAGTGCTGCTAAGAACAACACAATGACTTCTCCTAAAGTTCAAAAAGACTTGTGCAAAGCTTGTGCAGAACAGACCACCAAAGCAATTGTTGCTGAAATTGGGGATAGGAAGTTTGCTGTTCTTGTTGATGAGGCACGGGATGCATCAATCAAGGAACAAATGGCTGTTGTCTTGAG GTTTGTCGATGCACAAGGACAAGTTATTGAGAGGTTCTTTGGTATGAAGTCTGTTGCTGATACAACTTCATCATCTCTGAAGGAAGCATTGGATGGTATGTTTGCTCATCATGGTTTGTCTATGTCTAGAGTCCGTGGGCAAGGGTATGATGGGGCATCTAATATGAGAGGACAATTTCATGGGCTGCAAAGACGGATACTAGACGAGAATCCATATGCTTTTTATATACATTGCTTTGCACATCAATTGCAATTAGTGGTTGTCTCAGTAGCACAGTGTTGTGGTTCAGTATTTGATTTCTTTAACATCACCTCTTTGATTGTCAACACTGTCAATGTTTCTTGTAAGAGAAGAGATCagttggcccaaaaccaccatgaCAATATTGTAAATCAATTGGAAAATTGTCAAATTTTTAGTGGTAGAGGAAAAAATCAAGAAACTAGCCTTGCAAGGGCAGGCGATACAAGATGGGGTTCTCATCACAAAACCTTGTGTCGCCTTTTCCATATGTGGGATTCAGTCTTAGAGGTATTAGAAAATATTGCTGAAGATGGTGTTGGAGATAAGAGAACAACAGCTTCAGGCTTGCTGTTACAAATGGAGAATTTTGAGTTTGTGTTTATATTGCATCTTAAGATCAGATTATTGGGCATAACAAATGATTTATCACAATGCTTGCAAAGAAAAGATCAGAATATTGTTCGGGCTGTTGGGTTGGTTGGGATCACATTGCATAAAATTAATGATGTAAGGCAGCATGGTTGGGATGAGCTGTTTGAGGAGGTAACGGAGTTCTGTGCAATCCATCACATCATTGTCCCAAATATGGAGGAGAACGTAACTGTTCGAGGTCGTTCAAGGGGCCGTGGAGGGCAGCAG ATTTATGATGTTGATTTCTCCCAATATGATCATGATCGGCTTCCGCAACAACTTGATAACTTCATTAGTGATGTGAGAGCTGATCCTTCCTTTGCAAATTGTACTGACCTTGGTGAACTTGCTATAAAGATGGTTCAAACTGAAAGGCACACAACCTTTCCATTGGTTTATCGTCTTATTGAGTTGGCCTTGATTTTACCTGTTGCAACCGCCACAGTAGAAAGGATTTTCTCAGCTATGAAGATTGTCAAGACTGAGTCTCAGAATAAAATGGCGGATGAGTGGTTGAATCATAGGATGGTATGTTATGTTGAGCGAGCTGTGTTTGCAACCATCCAAAATGATGACATCTTATGGCATTTTCAAGAATCGAAGACCCGAAAGAAGAAGTTACCTA GAGTTGTTATTGAGGACAAGGAAGTGGACGATGCGAATGCACCAAATCAGGAGCGTCACTAG